From a single Fusobacterium ulcerans ATCC 49185 genomic region:
- a CDS encoding ABC transporter permease: MKNKEKTKVYINVFYALVWFIPLYFFMRDFFKIEDTGIFFERKTLDIILFSIKQGLYSTIAALLIAIIPAYFAAYEKGIVSRLLHGLLFIPFFFPIISTVTIFSIIFNMEFFKGLGILYSLKAIIIANVFYNSPIFIKYISEGLKRVPKELTEALKMEGAGNIRIFFSGQLPLILPQIFRGFILVFTYCFTGFGIILSLGGIRFSTLEVEIASTLMGELNFSKAMIFGIIQFFILIILNFAGVFVREYELEGEEEYKKQNILFRGYSIIYLLLQYLIVASSFLFSFYNYYTGEFSIKAYMRIFSKSFNEDYEVIRGIMNSIGISAAVSFISIIAIYFIIKNYSRITDVIIFSNLGISGAFLAVALFYLNVLFNIPLLLLLGIGYILVSIPIGYSFMYQYIKKFPVNLLESSLLDCNNGFERFIYIEFPILKNIFLSAFLQIFAIVFGEFTIGYTMQLGDIVPVASLVNYSLVSNKKYLESAAFSSIILLIVFSLFIIGEYLKDRD; the protein is encoded by the coding sequence ATGAAAAACAAAGAAAAAACAAAAGTTTATATAAATGTATTTTATGCTTTGGTATGGTTTATACCTTTATATTTTTTTATGAGAGATTTTTTTAAAATAGAAGATACAGGGATTTTTTTTGAAAGGAAAACTCTTGATATAATTTTATTTTCAATAAAGCAGGGACTATATTCAACAATAGCAGCTCTTCTTATAGCAATTATACCAGCATATTTTGCGGCTTATGAAAAAGGGATAGTAAGCAGGCTTCTTCATGGGCTTCTTTTTATCCCATTCTTTTTTCCTATAATATCTACAGTAACAATATTTTCAATTATTTTTAATATGGAATTTTTTAAAGGGTTGGGAATATTGTATTCTCTTAAAGCTATCATAATAGCCAATGTATTTTATAACTCACCTATATTTATCAAGTACATCAGCGAAGGGCTGAAAAGAGTCCCTAAGGAACTCACAGAGGCATTAAAAATGGAAGGAGCAGGGAATATAAGGATATTTTTTTCAGGACAGCTTCCTTTGATACTCCCACAAATATTCAGAGGGTTTATCTTAGTATTTACATATTGCTTCACAGGATTTGGAATAATTTTATCTCTTGGAGGAATAAGATTTTCTACTTTAGAAGTGGAGATAGCCTCTACCCTCATGGGAGAGCTTAATTTTTCAAAAGCTATGATATTTGGAATAATTCAGTTTTTTATATTGATTATACTCAATTTCGCTGGAGTATTTGTAAGAGAATATGAATTAGAAGGAGAAGAGGAGTATAAAAAACAGAATATACTTTTTAGAGGATATTCAATAATTTATCTGCTTTTACAATATTTAATTGTTGCTTCAAGCTTTCTTTTTTCTTTCTATAATTATTATACTGGAGAATTTTCGATTAAAGCATATATGAGAATATTTTCAAAGAGTTTTAATGAAGATTATGAAGTAATCAGAGGGATAATGAATTCTATTGGAATATCAGCAGCAGTAAGCTTTATTTCAATAATAGCTATCTATTTTATAATAAAAAACTACAGCAGAATAACAGATGTGATAATTTTTTCAAATCTTGGAATATCAGGAGCTTTCTTAGCAGTGGCACTTTTTTATCTCAATGTGCTTTTCAATATTCCTCTGCTCCTGCTTTTAGGAATAGGATATATTTTGGTAAGTATTCCAATAGGGTACTCCTTTATGTATCAATATATAAAAAAATTTCCTGTAAATCTTCTTGAAAGTTCATTGCTGGATTGCAATAATGGATTCGAAAGATTTATATATATAGAGTTTCCAATTTTAAAAAATATTTTTTTATCAGCATTTTTACAAATATTTGCAATTGTATTTGGAGAATTTACAATAGGATACACTATGCAGTTAGGAGATATAGTTCCTGTTGCTTCACTGGTAAACTATTCTCTGGTATCTAATAAAAAATATCTGGAAAGTGCAGCTTTCAGTTCAATAATACTTTTAATAGTATTTTCATTATTTATTATAGGTGAATATTTAAAAGATAGAGATTAA
- a CDS encoding adhesion protein FadA: MKIKTTMLLGAALLLVSSVSLAAPAAGVDSRFSQLEAELKMLEQKENERFKEEEQIAKSAQNNLNALTNLRNKCGERINYMTSMEGRSIYSNEMKNLLKQYQGFLTEIDKQSKVEERKIFEFNQLKSLRAE; this comes from the coding sequence ATGAAAATAAAAACAACTATGTTATTAGGAGCAGCATTATTACTAGTATCGAGCGTATCATTAGCAGCACCAGCAGCAGGAGTAGATTCAAGATTTTCTCAACTAGAGGCAGAATTAAAAATGCTTGAGCAAAAAGAAAATGAAAGATTTAAAGAAGAGGAGCAAATTGCAAAATCAGCTCAAAATAATCTTAATGCACTTACAAATCTTAGAAATAAATGTGGAGAAAGAATCAACTATATGACTTCTATGGAAGGAAGAAGCATTTATTCTAATGAAATGAAAAACTTATTAAAACAATACCAAGGATTCCTTACAGAAATTGACAAACAATCTAAAGTAGAAGAAAGAAAAATATTCGAATTTAATCAATTAAAAAGTTTAAGAGCAGAGTAA
- a CDS encoding HU family DNA-binding protein: MNKKDFIKLYRKKLNNLTIAEAKDDVEAILEIIEAGLKKDGKVQFFNKGVFTVGNIKPKTISNPKTRELMQTTEMKKVKFNASFKLKDKIQDKK; the protein is encoded by the coding sequence ATGAATAAGAAAGATTTTATTAAACTATACAGAAAAAAATTAAATAATTTAACTATTGCAGAAGCAAAAGATGATGTAGAAGCAATCCTAGAAATTATAGAAGCTGGTTTAAAAAAAGATGGTAAAGTACAATTCTTCAATAAAGGAGTATTTACTGTTGGAAATATAAAACCAAAAACTATAAGTAATCCAAAAACAAGAGAGCTTATGCAAACAACTGAAATGAAGAAAGTAAAATTTAATGCTTCATTCAAGTTAAAAGATAAAATACAAGATAAAAAATAA
- a CDS encoding tyrosine-type recombinase/integrase has protein sequence MDKRGQEVKYICKEDLKKLRKYFKLNDKVVILALINIGVNVGLRISDLSKIRFEDINSEYVVKLKEKKTKKMREIKLNTVCQRSIEELKNYYESLGYSRERGFLFKSLNRKYVKELFDKPISTVSISKYLNQAKADLNIAYPIGTHSLRKTWGHTVYRGTLDIALVMSIFNHSSAEQTLKYIGIEQEMINKVYDKFKI, from the coding sequence ATGGATAAAAGAGGACAAGAAGTAAAATACATCTGTAAGGAAGATTTAAAAAAATTAAGAAAATATTTCAAATTAAATGATAAAGTAGTAATCCTAGCATTAATAAATATAGGGGTAAATGTTGGGCTAAGAATTTCTGATTTGTCAAAAATAAGATTTGAAGATATAAATTCTGAATATGTAGTAAAATTAAAAGAAAAGAAAACTAAAAAGATGAGAGAGATTAAATTAAATACTGTCTGTCAAAGGTCAATAGAAGAATTAAAGAACTATTACGAATCTTTGGGGTATTCTAGAGAAAGAGGATTTTTATTTAAATCTTTAAATAGAAAGTATGTGAAAGAACTCTTTGATAAGCCTATTTCTACTGTATCAATAAGTAAATATTTGAATCAGGCTAAAGCAGATTTGAACATTGCTTACCCAATTGGGACTCACTCTTTAAGAAAAACATGGGGGCATACAGTTTATAGAGGAACTTTGGATATAGCCTTAGTTATGTCTATATTCAATCACTCCTCTGCAGAACAAACATTAAAGTATATAGGAATAGAGCAAGAAATGATTAACAAAGTGTATGATAAATTCAAGATATAA
- a CDS encoding adhesion protein FadA, whose translation MKKLLVAGTILLSATAFSTGVTAEFESRFNTLEQEYKMLMQKEDERYNSEKQIAETAKATLAKQRELYNQISTKSAKLGQIKDVKFYKEQYGELAKKYQDALRELEGQMKEQESIINRFQQLQAVKEGK comes from the coding sequence ATGAAAAAATTATTAGTAGCAGGAACAATTTTATTATCAGCAACAGCATTTTCTACTGGGGTGACTGCGGAATTTGAAAGCCGTTTCAACACTTTAGAGCAAGAATATAAAATGCTTATGCAAAAAGAGGACGAGAGATATAACTCTGAAAAACAAATAGCTGAAACTGCAAAAGCAACTTTAGCTAAACAAAGAGAATTATATAATCAAATCTCAACTAAATCAGCAAAATTAGGACAAATCAAAGATGTTAAGTTCTACAAAGAGCAATATGGAGAATTAGCTAAAAAATATCAAGATGCCCTTAGAGAATTAGAAGGACAAATGAAAGAGCAAGAAAGCATCATTAACAGATTCCAACAATTACAAGCAGTAAAAGAAGGAAAATAA
- a CDS encoding HU family DNA-binding protein has translation MKEKDFIKVYKEERNLKNLKEAQNRISTFWETVEEILQEDKKLVFKGWGIFEIKPVRAREYCDPRIKKIKKTLPKNKLVFRQGKILKENINVD, from the coding sequence ATGAAAGAGAAAGATTTTATAAAAGTTTACAAGGAAGAAAGAAATCTGAAGAACTTGAAAGAAGCTCAAAACAGAATTTCAACTTTTTGGGAAACTGTAGAAGAAATATTACAAGAAGATAAAAAACTAGTATTTAAAGGATGGGGGATATTTGAAATAAAACCTGTAAGAGCTAGAGAATACTGTGATCCTAGAATAAAGAAAATTAAGAAAACTTTACCAAAAAATAAATTGGTTTTCAGACAGGGAAAAATACTTAAAGAAAATATCAATGTTGACTAG
- a CDS encoding HdeD family acid-resistance protein has product MTNEKFYIDMFDLGGSLKKLWYYYLIIGILLAITGLIGIFNPLGFSISLIYVLSWSFLLMGLLNIYYAYQGRKNKYFHWGIVLVSGIIDILAAFSIFYNPFESAVILLIYLGILMLFRGFSLIFTRGKAVADEIPEVHNIRSILIMRGILDIIFGILLVVCPLLMGYILPIIIGFYLLFMGILFIIYSIQVKRA; this is encoded by the coding sequence ATGACTAATGAAAAGTTTTATATTGATATGTTTGATTTAGGAGGTTCTTTAAAAAAATTATGGTATTATTACCTAATTATTGGTATCCTTCTTGCAATAACAGGATTGATTGGAATATTTAATCCCCTTGGATTTTCTATTTCCCTTATTTATGTATTAAGCTGGAGTTTCTTATTAATGGGGCTTCTTAATATTTATTATGCTTATCAGGGAAGAAAAAACAAGTATTTCCATTGGGGAATAGTATTGGTGAGTGGTATAATTGATATTCTTGCTGCTTTCTCAATATTTTATAATCCTTTTGAAAGTGCTGTAATACTTCTTATATATTTAGGTATACTCATGTTGTTCAGAGGTTTCTCTCTTATATTCACAAGAGGAAAAGCTGTTGCTGATGAAATACCAGAAGTACACAATATCAGATCAATTTTAATAATGAGAGGTATTCTAGATATTATCTTTGGTATTTTATTAGTAGTATGTCCACTTTTAATGGGATATATTCTGCCTATAATTATTGGCTTTTATCTTTTATTTATGGGAATATTATTTATAATCTACAGTATTCAAGTAAAAAGAGCTTAA